From Hydractinia symbiolongicarpus strain clone_291-10 chromosome 12, HSymV2.1, whole genome shotgun sequence, one genomic window encodes:
- the LOC130621701 gene encoding uncharacterized protein LOC130621701 — MASVEQTAEYDPKKTENHLKLKRMLELSTLLLRNEFHKTFSNSPSTLFNQLKKKKGHLSELRRQKKINTLQWKLLYPSNHLVDSSKFDVSLLFILLKKFCLGTEIPVNGWVGSPDDGDNSRAASILRIYHARNNVQHLNLEVSDPDFEQHWIMFERAAISLGGDVNLMQDIKNTPVLPKSVRGKKWEVFDPVTTFFGRDKELQDLHVILMEESTLGAAVCAFAGVGKTELCKAYCQEQSANYDGNLLWLNAESRNTIEESFRDIAQYLKQKLTDEEGQQLSMKVLVKKIFQYFTNQKALFIFDNVRHFTDIKMFLPDDSLEFPPKILITSQNKDWGGRIAKFELDIFSEEEAVTFLTENLEDTKFDDMFSKKSLAETLEYHPLALQITASFMKRRNISCQKFLEIFKQNARKILERSVTANTGYAKTVLAAFNTSLLTVSNHNEAAMSMLLLNAMSRIDGKRLEEDILVKLCESAGFDMFDVIDVLEDNSFVQMKATKDGKVFYTMHSLIQLVVQLSEEIALTDCTNGEKFLFFAEELLVGGSNVVNISLKEDQNCFYVKKLLNTILSLYGQGNTHDSIQRQLVGDTLIYTDGDWLHHILYLIKGNTQSEKVMIELERLKSSVFHVLVNRGTYSTLMDILKEYFTHEKKFNNKAELINTKRYIAKCFRLQGKYEKALGLLDEISAEENSETKHLIAMCVLDQGRYAIALSKFEENCKSDERKYGKNDLRTLRSKYMTAMCLRNQGHYLKSLELFQDIHRVEKIILPEKDTNPLLTNHMIGVCLQDLGHYLKAHDIFKENCELQTSILGRSHPSTLLSKHMVAIYLLRKGRGWDAFEIFKENYEIQKEIHGAHNPATIRSRHNMARCVNAEGKYEDALAILTENYDIQKALITDDHPKTLRTKHVMAMCLQFQGKFANAYEQFYNLYLQKVKVYTEKNPSTLITQFRVCWCLLEQGLYERALAMFREIRKKEIQLIKDSPNTLATCGMIAWCLLFCGKYMEASQMFQDNYAKEKEKLGELSPRSIRSRNMVALCMKLQGKRSEELEDCNRNQDEELLEKIDLDEYLCRHTIGLFLICREEYSRALSVFLQNLDVQQGFQKTNPIILRTKYLIGFCHLQLNKTSEALEILQANMEEVCDSYELVRLKHLIAVCYWRKGSTTQAVKLFEENLKMITSSFKNNHRILLTTQHVLAVCQDELKNHKNSRQLLEDVYERKKAMLGEASPSTVRTSRVIEFLFRHDILKTNLTSGMREHKEDYSDECLIFDEYFLKPQELIGEMNTIYAQYMSNV; from the coding sequence ATGGCGAGTGTAGAGCAAACAGCGGAATATGATCCTAAAAAGACTGAAAATCATTTAAAGTTAAAACGCATGTTAGAATTGTCTACACTATTGCTTCGAAATGAATTCCACAAAACGTTTAGTAATTCACCAAGCACATTGTTCAAtcagttaaagaaaaaaaaaggccATCTAAGCGAGTTGAGAAGACAGAAGAAAATAAACACCTTGCAGTGGAAACTTTTATACCCGTCAAATCACCTCGTGGACTCCTCAAAGTTTGACGTTtctcttttgtttattttactgaAGAAGTTTTGTTTGGGTACGGAAATACCAGTAAACGGATGGGTAGGAAGCCCTGATGATGGCGACAACAGCCGTGCTGCTAGCATTCTTCGCATATACCATGCAAGAAACAACGTGCAACATCTTAATCTAGAAGTTTCCGATCCTGATTTTGAACAACACTGGATCATGTTTGAACGCGCTGCAATATCATTAGGTGGTGATGTAAATTTGATGCAGGATATCAAGAATACTCCTGTTCTTCCAAAATCTGTCCGCGGTAAGAAATGGGAAGTTTTTGACCCGGTGACGACGTTTTTTGGACGGGATAAGGAATTACAAGATCTTCACGTTATCCTGATGGAAGAATCTACCCTGGGTGCTGCCGTATGCGCTTTTGCTGGTGTTGGTAAAACTGAATTGTGCAAAGCGTATTGTCAAGAACAGAGCGCCAATTACGATGGAAATCTTTTGTGGCTGAATGCAGAATCTAGAAACACAATCGAGGAAAGCTTCCGTGATATTGCGCAGTATTTGAAACAGAAGCTAACAGATGAAGAAGGACAGCAGTTGAGCATGAAagttttagtgaaaaaaatcTTTCAGTACTTTACCAATCAAAAAGCACTGTTTATCTTCGACAACGTGAGACATTTTACTGACATTAAAATGTTCCTGCCTGATGATAGTCTTGAGTTTCCGCCCAAAATCTTAATCACATCTCAGAATAAAGACTGGGGTGGGCGCATTGCAAAGTTTGAACTCGACATTTTTTCCGAAGAAGAGGCTGTTACATTCCTGACTGAAAATTTAGAAGACACCAAATTTGATGACATGTTCTCTAAAAAAAGTCTAGCGGAGACCTTGGAGTATCACCCGCTTGCTCTGCAGATTACAGCTTCTTTCATGAAACGTCGCAATATTTCCTGccaaaaatttttggaaatcttTAAACAAAATGCAAGAAAAATATTAGAGAGATCCGTCACTGCGAATACAGGTTACGCAAAGACAGTTTTAGCTGCTTTCAACACCTCTCTACTGACTGTTAGTAACCATAACGAAGCTGCGATGAGCATGCTCCTTTTAAATGCCATGAGCCGCATAGATGGGAAGCGACTGGAAGAAGATATATTAGTAAAGTTATGTGAAAGCGCAGGATTCGACATGTTTGATGTTATTGATGTATTGGAGGATAATTCGTTTGTTCAAATGAAGGCGACGAAGGATGGAAAGGTGTTTTACACAATGCACTCATTGATACAATTGGTGGTGCAATTGAGTGAAGAAATTGCCTTGACAGATTGCACGAATGGAgagaaatttctattttttgccGAAGAATTGCTAGTGGGTGGTAGCAACGTTGTGAATATATCACTAAAAGAAGACCAGAATTGTTTTTATGTGAAAAAGCTACTTAATACCATCCTGTCTTTGTATGGCCAAGGTAACACACACGACTCCATTCAGCGACAACTTGTTGGTGATACATTGATTTACACGGATGGAGACTGGCTTCATCATATACTTTACCTGATTAAAGGCAATACACAGTCGGAGAAGGTTATGATTGAACTTGAGCGATTGAAAAGCTCTGTCTTTCATGTGTTGGTTAACAGAGGAACTTACAGTACCTTGATGGACATTCTAAAAGAATATTTCACCCATGAGAAGAAGTTTAATAACAAAGCAGAATTGATTAATACCAAACGTTACATTGcgaaatgttttcgtttgcaaGGTAAGTATGAAAAAGCCTTGGGGCTGTTGGATGAAATCAGTGCTGAGGAAAATTCGGAAACGAAACATTTAATAGCCATGTGCGTTCTAGATCAAGGACGCTATGCTATAGCTTTGTCAAAGTTCGAGGAAAATTGTAAATCTGATGAGAGGAAATATGGAAAAAATGATTTGCGCACTTTGAGAAGTAAATACATGACGGCTATGTGTTTGAGAAATCAAGGTCATTATTTAAAATCACTAGAACTGTTTCAAGATATTCACAGAGTCGAGAAAATAATATTACCTGAAAAAGATACAAACCCGCTTCTAACAAATCACATGATAGGAGTTTGTTTACAAGATTTAGGCCATTACTTGAAAGCACACGATATTTTCAAGGAAAACTGTGAACTCCAAACTTCGATACTGGGAAGAAGCCATCCAAGTACCTTGCTCTCAAAACATATGGTAGCAATATATTTACTAAGAAAGGGTAGAGGGTGGGACGCGTTTGAAATATTTAAAGAGAATTATGAGATACAGAAGGAGATTCATGGTGCGCATAACCCAGCCACGATAAGAAGTCGGCATAACATGGCGAGATGTGTCAACGCCGAAGGCAAATACGAGGACGCTTTGGCAATTCTGACGGAAAACTATGATATTCAAAAGGCTCTAATCACAGACGACCATCCCAAAACACTAAGAACGAAACATGTCATGGCGATGTGTTTACAATTTCAAGGAAAATTTGCTAATGCGTATGAACAGTTCTACAACTTGTATCTACAGAAAGTTAAAGTATATACCGAGAAGAATCCGTCAACGTTGATAACACAGTTTCGAGTTTGTTGGTGTTTGTTGGAGCAAGGCTTGTACGAAAGAGCATTGGCCATGTTTCGGGAAatccgtaaaaaagaaatacaGCTGATTAAAGATAGTCCGAATACTCTGGCTACATGTGGTATGATTGCGTGGTGCTTGTTATTCTGTGGTAAATACATGGAAGCTTCCCAGATGTTTCAAGATAATTACGCAAAGGAGAAAGAGAAACTTGGTGAATTGAGCCCTAGAAGTATAAGAAGTCGCAATATGGTAGCTTTGTGTATGAAACTGCAAGGAAAACGAAGCGAAGAACTTGAAGACTGCAATCGTAACCAGGATGAGGAACTACTCGAAAAAATTGATCTCGATGAATACTTATGTCGGCACACTATCGGTTTGTTTTTGATATGTAGAGAGGAGTACAGTCGGGCTTTGTCAGTTTTTCTCCAAAACTTAGATGTACAACAAGGCTTTCAGAAAACAAATCCTATAATTTTAAGAACGAAATATTTAATCGGGTTTTGTCATTTGCAACTAAACAAAACATCTGAAGCATTGGAAATATTACAAGCGAACATGGAAGAAGTCTGTGATAGTTACGAGCTCGTAAGATTGAAGCATTTGATAGCTGTGTGTTACTGGAGAAAAGGAAGCACCACACAGGCTGTGAAACTGTTCGAAGAGAATCTCAAAATGATTACGTCATCGTTTAAAAATAATCACCGAATATTGCTGACCACGCAACATGTGCTTGCTGTGTGTCAGGACGAATTGAAAAATCACAAGAACAGCAGGCAGTTGCTGGAAGACGTATACGAAAGAAAAAAGGCAATGTTGGGAGAAGCGAGTCCATCCACAGTCAGAACGTCTAGAGTAATCGAGTTTCTTTTTAGGCACGACATACTTAAGACAAATCTTACAAGTGGAATGCGAGAGCACAAGGAAGATTATTCGGACGAGTGTTTGATATTTGacgaatattttttaaaaccgcAGGAATTAATTGGCGAAATGAACACAATATATGCACAGTATATGAGCAATGTTTGA